In Plasmodium gaboni strain SY75 chromosome 11, whole genome shotgun sequence, the following proteins share a genomic window:
- a CDS encoding putative RAP protein has protein sequence MLLTNVRFLSKCMKIKIAKRKSWVKRNKKWMLPKVENSYLKQEQDFTVPHKVISTCLNKEYEKNNTKDNLKCEDDDDNNKYFKNILKELHNNNNNKRNGNLLKPHEYKKLLNKDKYKQNDDKLNLKDLLKKGTKPINLNMESIDHLKEEKDKEKKKKDIDTFWYMPNPFEKKGVYGMKENSFYKSFLKDRERSLDKINEKQLNKNDQQLLKQLKKYNNNHNINNELLENSISINDNQNKEKKIRISPRKYWYDNNYSTPDTNTINTVKARDLRFLMMNEARLVRKGKNIDVELWLCFMNRVIHLSPIVHVRSLLRYLQTIASVKIINKKMLNDIFCEIFKRENDMKPKHYVYLFQSCSRLKWNDFNLIYALKNMTLCWSILRNNFLIKSANSISKLGLASNVYSKALQITLNERLNNFSGRNLKAIKAITFLEFFNEDMIIKFISRATFYKEYFNYYTRNLQMLYLYIVLFHSSIYNNLTQEQKSFLQYYSQDRNLKKINKKKHKKSMRTLSRGGQVGNEKGEANLGGYNSGDDDSYGDGSYGDDSDDDDSDDDDSDDDDSDDDDSDNDNSDDDNKNFDNNKNVKIGNKICGGYTCTLHKEVSDILNKLNIEHLNSINCGPFMVDIYHPSSNYIIELNAHFQYYFNSESLTTLSKWRHKFLSQMGYKVIHISYRIWNNLHNDAQKMEYIYSVLPKVILESSSYNSNFTKM, from the coding sequence atgcTTTTAACAAATGTAAGATTTTTAAGCAAATgtatgaaaataaaaatagcCAAGCGAAAAAGCTGGGtgaaaagaaataaaaaatggatGTTGCCAAAAGTGGAAAATTCTTATTTAAAACAAGAACAAGATTTTACTGTTCCTCATAAAGTTATTTCCACATgtttaaataaagaatatgaaaaaaataatacaaaagataatttaaaatgcgaagatgatgatgataataataaatactTTAAGAATATACTTAAAGAActacataataataataataataaaagaaatggaaatttattaaaaccacatgaatataaaaaattattgaataaagacaaatataaacaaaatgatgataaattaaatttaaaagatttattaaaaaaaggaaCTAAGCcaataaatttaaatatggAAAGTATTGATCatttaaaagaagaaaaagataaagaaaagaaaaaaaaagatatagACACTTTTTGGTATATGCCTAATCcttttgaaaaaaaaggtGTTTATGGAATGAAAgaaaattctttttataaatcttttttaaaagatagAGAGAGGAGTCTAGATaaaattaatgaaaaacaattaaataaaaatgatcaacaattattaaaacaattaaaaaaatataataataatcataatataaataacgAATTATTAGAAAATAGTATATCCATAAATGATAACcaaaataaagaaaaaaaaattagaatTTCTCCTAGAAAATATTGgtatgataataattattctaCACCTGATACTAATACAATCAATACTGTTAAAGCTAGAGATTTAAGATTTCTAATGATGAATGAGGCAAGACTAGTTAGgaaaggaaaaaatattgatgTTGAATTATGGTTATGTTTTATGAATAGAGTCATACATTTATCGCCCATAGTACATGTACGTAGTCTTCTTAGATATTTACAAACTATAGCTTCTGttaaaattattaacaaaaaaatgttaaatgatatattttgtgaaatatttaaaagagAAAATGATATGAAACCAAAACATTATGTATATCTTTTTCAAAGTTGTTCAAGATTAAAATGGAATgattttaatttaatttatgctttaaaaaatatgacCTTATGCTGGTCCATCTTAAGAAATAATTTCCTCATAAAATCAGCTAATTCTATATCCAAATTAGGATTAGCAAGTAATGTGTATAGTAAAGCTTTACAAATAACACTAAATGAAAgattaaataattttagTGGAAGAAATCTAAAAGCAATAAAAGCTATAACCTTTCTagaattttttaatgaaGACATGATTATCAAATTTATATCGCGCGCTACATTTTACaaagaatattttaattattatacGCGAAACTTAcaaatgttatatttatatattgtattatttCATAGTTCTATATACAATAATTTGACTCAGGAACAGAAGTCATTTTTACAGTATTATTCTCAAGATAGaaatttgaaaaaaataaataagaagAAACATAAGAAAAGTATGAGAACATTGTCAAGGGGTGGCCAAGTGGGAAATGAAAAGGGTGAAGCTAATTTGGGGGGTTACAATTCAGGTGATGATGATTCATATGGTGATGGTTCATATGGTGACGATTCAGATGATGACGATTCAGATGATGACGATTCAGATGATGACGATTCCGATGATGACGATTCAGATAATGACAATTCAGATGATgacaataaaaattttgataataacaaaaatgTCAAAATAGGAAACAAGATATGTGGTGGTTATACCTGTACGTTACATAAAGAAGTTAGTGATATTTTAAACAAGCTAAATATAGAACACCTGAACTCAATAAATTGTGGACCGTTTATGGTTGATATATATCATCCTTCatcaaattatataatagaaTTGAATGCTcattttcaatattatttcaaTTCAGAAAGTTTAACTACCTTATCAAAATGGAGacataaatttttatcacAAATGGGCTATAAAGTCATTCACATATCTTATCGCATATGGAATAACTTACATAATGATGCTCAAAAAatggaatatatatatagtgTATTACCTAAGGTTATATTGGAAAGTTCCTCATATAATTCGAATTTTACCAAAATGTAG
- a CDS encoding putative RING zinc finger protein yields MANDLGELSNKQNGYMKNEINNEINNEKNNEINNEINNEINNKVTDKIIKDIKNDIVRNNMVKEENKYINKTHNEDIVNSLCNKKIEPDNNIEKKSGDEECETLCKQEFSLKNVLRKRFLKGKSDKCDENDNKYMNNNSNNNMNSNNNMNSNDHNNNNNDDDFYTCTNGSIDKDMNKNDKNVKNKKAKECINNEEKIPSEVECAICMKLLIVPVTIPCGHNFCRDCIEKAKEYKNLCPLCRSNMGDKKNINLLLGELIKQKYPLTYSKRLEEIENLKLEQEKKVIKERINAINNSSIIPIFKAPLIFGPYFPGEVFDINIYNKRFIDLIYFISNEGTFAITSSKEKNDEKKLYGIHVKILEQKKSNQVFYLKCIANFRVLLYNITLFTDYANFVGLHSPLFDENIPINFLTSHIINNTNVHTDSTNITYSNDNKEQDVALCNNTNNGGKEKIEDLKKLLYQIEVEEDINLISYYYEQYKNITTMTELIDNNNNNSNNSNNNNNSNNNISNTVKYYSCILLSKICLLCIKNQLNRFGSAGVMLFNTKFRNIKLTSSEPSNEELEKFSYSLSCAIISRSALKWKWFKITDTYERLESITQYFLKKKNKSILALDNSRSPLIHRFFMLDSISSSLIILVFFLIIICIKYFIY; encoded by the coding sequence atggCAAATGATTTAGGAGAATTGTcaaataaacaaaatggttatatgaaaaatgagataaataatgagataaataatgagaaaaataatgagataaataatgaaataaataatgaaataaataataaagtgactgataaaataattaaagatataaaaaatgacaTTGTGAGAAATAATATGGttaaagaagaaaataaatatattaataaaacaCATAATGAGGATATTGTTAATTCattatgtaataaaaaaattgaaccagataataatatagaaaaaaaatctGGTGACGAAGAATGTGAAACATTGTGTAAACAAGAGTTTagtttaaaaaatgtattacGTAAAAGATTTTTAAAAGGCAAAAGTGATAAATGTGATGagaatgataataaatatatgaataataatagtaataataatatgaatagtaataataatatgaatagtaatgatcataataataataacaatgaTGATGATTTTTATACTTGTACTAATGGGTCTATTGATAAagatatgaataaaaatgataagaatgtaaaaaataaaaaagcAAAAGAATGcataaataatgaagagAAGATACCTTCTGAAGTTGAATGTGCTATATGtatgaaattattaattgTTCCAGTTACCATACCATGTGGTCATAATTTTTGTAGAGATTGTATAGAGAAAGCAAaggaatataaaaatttgtGCCCATTATGTAGATCTAATATGGGtgataaaaagaatattaaCCTTTTATTAGGAgaattaataaaacaaaaatatcCTTTAACATATTCAAAAAGATTAGAAGAAATTGAAAATTTGAAATTAgaacaagaaaaaaaagtaataaaagaaagaaTTAATGCTATTAATAATTCATCTATTATTCCAATATTTAAAGCACCATTAATATTTGGTCCATATTTCCCAGGAGAAGTTTTTGAtatcaatatttataataaacGGTTTATAgatttaatatattttatatctaATGAAGGTACCTTTGCTATTACATCAAgcaaagaaaaaaatgatgaaaaaaagtTATATGGAATACATGTTAAAATATtagaacaaaaaaaaagtaatcAAGTTTTCTATTTAAAATGTATAGCCAATTTTAGAGTACTCTTATATAACATAACCCTTTTTACAGATTATGCAAATTTTGTGGGATTGCATTCTCCACTTTTTGATGAAAACATACCAATCAATTTTTTAACTTctcatattataaataatacaaatgtTCATACAGATAGTAcaaatataacatatagTAATGATAACAAAGAACAAGATGTTGCTTTGTGTAATAATACTAATAATGGAGggaaagaaaaaattgaagacttaaaaaaattattatatcaaataGAAGTAGAAGAAgatattaatttaatttcTTACTATTACGAACagtataaaaatataacaacCATGACAGAACTGATAgacaacaacaataataatagtaataatagtaataataataataatagtaataataacatatcAAATACTGttaaatattattcttgtattttattatccaaaatatgtttattatgtattaaaaaTCAACTTAATCGCTTTGGAAGTGCAGGTGTTATGTTATTTAATACAAAAtttagaaatataaaattaacTTCTTCTGAACCCTCAAATGAAGAATTAGaaaaattttcttattCTTTAAGTTGTGCTATTATTTCAAGATCTGCACTAAAATGGAAATGGTTCAAAATTACAGATACATATGAAAGATTAGAAAGTATAAcacaatattttttaaaaaaaaaaaataaaagtattCTTGCCTTAGATAATTCAAGATCTCCATTAATACATAGATTCTTTATGTTAGATTCCATATCTTCTTCTTTAATTATacttgttttttttttaattatcatttgtataaaatattttatatattaa
- a CDS encoding putative mitochondrial ribosomal protein L37, translating to MLSYYKNVISFNNKGVIFSICSRTIFVSKRNLAPKVKPGKKGQDKKDTASGSTTESSEKAHIFNIYNTVNEDHEILPDHAYPKWLWKLEKPLKSYGELALMFLYGKDIENATAQDYHRFRRLHNKNLIKLNNLRLKKSKRSTVKPIFWDL from the exons ATGTTATCATATTACAAAAATGTTATTTCctttaataataaaggtgtaatattttcaatatgTTCAAGAACAATTTTTGTAAGTAAACGTAACTTAGCTCCAAAGGTAAAACCTGGGAAAAAAGGACaagataaaaaagataCAGCATCAGGTAGTACAACTGAAAGTAGTGAGAAAGctcatatttttaatatatacaatacTGTAAATGAAGATCATGAAATATTACCAGATCACGCATATCCAAAATGGTTATGGAAATTGGAAAAGCCTTTAAAAAGTTATGGAGAGCTTGCtttaatgtttttatatggaaag gaTATTGAAAATGCCACTGCTCAAGATTACCATCGATTTCGTAGGTTGCATAacaaaaatttaattaaacTGAATAATTTAAGATTGAAAAAATCAAAACGATCAACCGTAAAACCCATATTTTGGGACCTTTAA
- a CDS encoding putative translation elongation factor EF-1, subunit alpha encodes MNEPFSFNVNAPSYYPGMKYKGAGAEEDDENNNNVNNTSDENNINMNNDVNNDLDKIEEHEEDINGSESVEDENVNDIEEKISKLVLNDDNENMKEDVEELQEKVEDKKIKMAEVDPRPHLNIIFIGHVDAGKSTACGNILYILGYVDDRTIEKYEREAKEKSRESWFLAFIMDINEEERQKGKTVEVGRAHFETKDRRFTILDAPGHKNFIPNMISGAAQADIGVLIISARKGEFETGFERGGQTREHTLLARTLGINQLIVAINKMDDPTCNWSESRYEEIQKKITPYIKSCGYNINKDVFFVPISGLTGQNLSEHVSDKNSKIYDARASWYDLSKPTLFNILNSLPPPPWDENGPLRIPLLEGYKDNGIIAIGKIESGTLYGNNMNCTLMPNKVKVKVMNVFLEDDEVPYAKPGENVRVRLFGVEEDQISKGFVLCDSINLCSVVHEFIGRVAIVELLEHKPIITAGYFCIFHAHTACEEIQFVEMLEVIDKKSKKKKTKPKFIKSDCIVTAHFLLSNPVCVEVYDNLPQLGRFTLRDQGKTIAIGKILELKV; translated from the exons ATGAATGAACCTTTTAGTTTCAATGTAAATGCTCCTTCATATTATCCTGGAATGAAATATAAGGGAGCAGGGGCAGAGGAAGATGATGAAAACAATAATAACGTGAACAATACTTCTGACgagaataatattaatatgaacaatGATGTTAATAATGATTTGGATAAAATAGAAGAGCATGAAGAAGATATAAATGGATCCGAAAGTGTAGAAGATGAGAATGTTAACGATATAGAAGAGAAAATAAGCAAACTGGTTTTgaatgatgataatgaaaatatgaaaGAAGACGTCGAAGAATTACAAGAAAAAGTAGaagacaaaaaaataaaaatggCTGAAGTAGATCCAAGACCACActtaaatataatttttattgGACATGTTGATGCAGGGAAATCAACAGCTTGTggtaatattttatatatattggGATATGTTGATGATAGAACtattgaaaaatatgaaagaGAGGCTAAAGAAAAAAGTCGAGAAAGTTGGTTTTTAGCATTTATTATGGATATTaatgaagaagaaagaCAGAAAGGTAAAACTGTAGAAGTTGGAAGGGCTCACTTTGAAACAAAAGATAGAAGATTTACAATTCTTGATGCACCTGGacataaaaattttattcCAAATATGATTAGTGGTGCTGCGCAAGCAGATATTGGTGTTTTAATTATATCAGCAAGAAAGGGAGAATTTGAGACAGGTTTTGAGAGAGGAGGACAAACAAGAGAGCACACTTTGTTGGCAAGAACATTGG GCATTAATCAACTCATTGTGGCAATTAATAAAATGGACGATCCAACGTGCAATTGGAGTGAAAGCAGATATGAAGAAATCCAAAAGAAAATAACGCCATATATAAAATCTTGCggatataatattaataagGATGTATTTTTTGTCCCTATATCTGGTTTAACTGGTCAGAATTTATCTGAACATGTATCAGATAAAAATTCGAAAATATATGACGCACGAGCTAGTTGGTATGATTTATCAAAGCCaacattatttaatatattaaattctTTACCACCTCCCCCTTGGGATGAAAATGGTCCTTTAAGAATTCCTTTATTAGAAGGATATAAAGATAATGGAATTATAGCAATTGGAAAAATTGAATCAGGGACATTATATGgtaataatatgaattGTACTTTAATGCCGAATAAAGTAAAAGTAAAAGTTATGAATGTATTTTTAGAAGATGATGAAGTTCCATATGCTAAACCTGGAGAGAATGTTCGTGTAAGATTATTTGGTGTTGAAGAAGATCAAATTAGTAAGGGTTTTGTTTTATGTGATTCAATTAATTTATGTTCAGTTGTACATGAATTTATAGGTAGGGTTGCAATTGTTGAATTACTTGAACATAAACCTATTATAACAGCTGgatatttttgtattttcCATGCACATACTGCTTGTGAAGAAATACAATTTGTTGAAATGTTAGAAGTTATTGATAAAAAAtcaaagaaaaaaaaaacaaaaccaaaatttattaaaagtGATTGTATTGTAACTGCACACTTTTTACTATCAAATCCTGTATGTGTTGAAGTATATGATAATCTACCACAACTTGGTAGATTCACCTTAAGAGATCAAGGAAAAACAATAGCCATTGGAAAAATTTTAGAATTGAAAGTATAA
- a CDS encoding hypothetical protein (conserved Plasmodium protein, unknown function) has product FFKRYTFFLCSFYLLYVTCSSNNNNNNNNNNNRNNNNNNNNNSNNNNSNNGNNVILNDAMKNMPGAGSLNNMEDLLSYMKEHSNKKFDNHMELYNNLMNENNKIGKNDVYMQKLMDILKQYNNLNKNNNVPSGNNPNDPKTNHANNIIDNLNEENYMEKIEKLLTNMNNPSKNNSNNNNNSNNNNNNNNNNNNNNNNNNNNNSNNNNSAKTANPMEQLTNLFSHINDNAHHDEKGDSHPLEHIMNLLGHGHHDGDNKGGGNPLQQLASLLSHEHHDDDGKGENNAMEYLKKIFGNLQGNNPNGINGKNMGNLQSILNNLLNSEQYKKSPYTLDKTVSSGFGSRSKESMLLEYQHNKSEQDILRELQELINKNKIKNVSENNEKLKQYFSMLKGKYNPYSYERKILNDIINEDDIKTKYNIDDNFEKNLIVNVQNDNMEYDVEINNEEKEKKTEMFEDINELDDKDALSSGSLNSSLMRKNKTENEKLLRGLTTNINDDNDNLHECNCNNKLNNCVLSYINYNNLEYMLQSLDIDVKGLVRKHMLLNNNSNDNNNLIFEKNESFLLPLPPLTTKSNVQNTSNYILRVPRVLFLASRKSFSSSFDRSLFHIYNIMDTQLKWNTYLWGYGFKYYPIFFPKNLHTLLHNHEKQIGSEPFDLIFVHSSFVSNYYNYYFFLKNMPKITTLIFMNDGWDNNVKNIFLNLFPHIFFQNQVNIFEFNPLNNIDTVAEKKKLFHSLWNKVTSSTSSSSSSMHDHVIKNKHKKRKKMETKSNNEDDVVIPGDSSSSPPNNNNNNNINKYDEEDDEENKTLWAFLPHGVNHCCSSHYNKSFIMKGTTDDDNNNNNNEEKEGEMLQTVVNPTFYYDRARKLENQHTPAYELSYSLLDLFLPECSFNEKYIFNNIKRDIDILYLYSTSNNYNDYLVQKIMDYIYNNNMNNLKDRIQKYEVDLNYWKLWGLQTTHKLIKNKMIDFTNMLQRSKVCIISSKFAGMLNKMVIDALFHGCVVISDKTHNKDINKFIVTTKIPFEYYEISDLIYNKENMTSLANDLIDKINTTLEEVNSGKRNQMRIDAFKTILNTYTYSAVILNWIIPSIYFHYNKEKYEIKNNYFVLPQYFEKIISKSLKITSAKREKIIANIDLSLQEDLVMNNNEVVAWCIIWFLIFSIILFYMLKNSSLVTFLFRQHKLHR; this is encoded by the coding sequence tttttttaaaagatatacattttttttatgttcgttttatttattatatgtaacATGTTCATccaacaataataataacaataataataataataatagaaacaacaataataataacaataataatagcAATAACAATAACAGTAATAATGGCAATAATGTTATACTCAATGATGCTATGAAAAATATGCCTGGTGCAGGCtctttaaataatatggaaGACCTTTTATCTTATATGAAAGAACACTCAAATAAGAAATTTGATAATCATATGGAactatataataatttaatgaatgaaaataataaaataggTAAGAATGATGTATATATGCAAAAATTGATGgatattttaaaacaatataataatttaaataagaataataatgtaCCATCAGGTAATAATCCAAATGATCCAAAAACTAACCATgcaaataatattattgataaTTTGAATGAAGAGAATTATATGGAAAAAATTGAAAAGTTATTAACAAATATGAACAATCCATCgaaaaataatagtaataataataataatagtaataataataataataataataataataataataataataataataataataataataataatagtaataataataatagtgCAAAGACAGCAAATCCAATGGAGCAATTAACCAATTTATTTTCTCACATAAATGATAATGCCCATCATGACGAAAAGGGGGATAGTCATCCATTAGAACATATAATGAACCTTCTTGGTCATGGACATCATGATGGTGATAATAAAGGAGGAGGCAACCCACTCCAACAGTTAGCATCCCTACTTAGTCATGAACATCATGATGATGATGGCAAGGGGGAGAATAACGCAATggaatatttaaaaaagatatttgGTAATTTACAAGGTAATAATCCGAATGGTATTAATGGAAAGAATATGGGAAACCTTCAGTCCATTTTAAACAATTTATTGAATAGTgaacaatataaaaagtcTCCATATACATTAGATAAAACAGTAAGTAGCGGTTTTGGATCTCGTTCAAAAGAATCTATGTTATTAGAATATCAGCATAATAAAAGTGAACAAGATATATTAAGAGAATTACAAGAGTTGataaataagaataaaattaaGAATGTGAGTGAGAATAATGAGAAATTAAaacaatatttttctatgttaaaaggaaaatataatcCATATTCTtatgaaagaaaaatattgaatgatataataaatgaagatgatataaagacaaaatataatattgatgATAATTTTGAAAAGAATTTAATAGTAAATGtacaaaatgataatatggaatatgatgttgaaataaataatgaagaaaaagaaaagaaaacGGAAATGTTtgaagatataaatgaattagATGATAAAGATGCATTAAGTAGTGGATCTCTTAATAGTAGTTTaatgagaaaaaataaaactgagaatgaaaaattattaagaGGTCTTAcaacaaatataaatgatgataatgataatttacATGAATGtaattgtaataataaattaaataattgtgtattatcatatataaattataataatttagaATATATGTTACAAAGTTTAGATATAGATGTAAAAGGTTTAGTAAGAAAACATAtgttattaaataataatagtaatgataataataatttaatttttgaaaaaaatgaatcATTTCTTTTACCTTTACCACCATTAACAACCAAATCAAATGTTCAAAATACatcaaattatatattaagagTACCCCgtgttttatttttagcTAGTCGAAAATCATTTTCCTCTTCATTTGATAGATcattatttcatatatataatataatggATACTCAATTAAAATGGAATACATATTTATGGGGTTATGGTTTTAAATACTATCCAATATTTTTCCcaaaaaatttacataCTTTATTACATAACCATGAAAAACAAATAGGTAGTGAGCCTTTTGATCTTATATTTGTTCATTCAAGTTTTGTatcaaattattataactattatttctttttgaAGAATATGCCTAAAATTACAACacttatttttatgaatgATGGTTGGGATAATAATgtaaagaatatttttttgaatttatttcctcatatattttttcaaaacCAAGTAAACATTTTTGAATTTAATCCTTTAAATAACATAGATACAGTAGctgagaaaaaaaaattatttcataGTTTATGGAATAAAGTAACTAGTAGTACATCTTCTTCAAGTAGTAGTATGCATGACCAtgtaattaaaaataagcataaaaaaaggaaaaaaatgGAAACGAAGTCAAATAATGAGGATGATGTGGTAATACCTGGTGACAGTTCTTCTTCTCCACCtaacaacaacaataataataatattaataaatatgatgaagaggatgatgaagaaaataaaacattGTGGGCATTTTTACCACATGGGGTAAATCATTGTTGTTCTAgtcattataataaatcatttatTATGAAAGGTACCActgatgatgataataataataataataatgagGAGAAGGAGGGGGAAATGTTACAAACTGTTGTGAATCCTACCTTTTATTATGATCGTGCGAGAAAGTTAGAAAATCAACATACACCAGCTTATGAACTAAGTTATTCATTATtagatttatttttaccTGAATGCAGTTTTAATGAaaagtatatttttaataatatcaaaagagatattgatatattatacttATATAGTACATcgaataattataatgattatCTTGTTCAGAAGATTATggattatatatataataataatatgaataatttaaaagataGAATTCAAAAATACGAAGTAGATTTAAATTATTGGAAATTATGGGGATTACAAACAACACATAaacttataaaaaataaaatgattGATTTTACAAACATGTTACAAAGAAGTAAAGTATGTATTATAAGTTCTAAATTTGCAGGGATGTTGAATAAAATGGTTATTGATGCTTTGTTCCATGGTTGTGTTGTTATATCAGATAAAACAcataataaagatataaataaatttatagTTACAACAAAAATACCTTTTgaatattatgaaatatcagatcttatatataataaagaaaatatgaCCTCATTAGCAAATGATCTTATtgataaaattaatacTACATTAGAAGAAGTTAATAGTGGAAAAAGAAATCAAATGAGAATCGATGCATTCAAAACCATCttaaatacatatacatatagTGCTGTTATATTAAATTGGATTATACCAtctatttattttcattataataaagaaaaatatgaaattaaaaataattattttgttcttccacaatattttgaaaaaattatatccAAAAGTTTAAAAATTACAAGTGcaaaaagagaaaaaattattgCAAATATTGATTTGTCATTACAAGAAGATCTTgttatgaataataatgaagTCGTAGCATGGTGTATTATATGgtttttaatattttcaataatACTTTTCTATATGCTAAAAAATAGTAGTCTTGTCACATTCTTGTTCAGACAACATAAATTACATAGATAG